DNA sequence from the Neospora caninum Liverpool complete genome, chromosome VIIa genome:
tTGTCACAGTCGCAAGACGCAGAAATCGGGGACGGAACGACTGGCGTCGTCATCCTCGCCGGCAACCTCCTCACGCAGGCCTACCGGCTGATCGAGAAAGGGCTGCATCCCCTGCGAATTGCAGATGGCTTTGAGAAAGCCAGTCAACTCGCCGTCGAGAGGCTGCGCCAAATCGTCATGGAGAAGGATGTCTACGGCGCCGACAAAGAGCTCCTGTAAGAAGCTGGAGGCCCGAGGGcgtggcgagagacacagagagactcGCATAAGAGCGGTGTGCACGTGCGTCGGAAGAGGGAGTCCCCGACTGAGAAGTCGCGTCTCGCTGTACGAAAATGGTCCGGTGGAGGTTTGAAAAAGAATCCTCGcgcaccccccccccttcgcTCCCCAGTCGAACACAAAGGCTTCCGGAGGAGGTGCGACGGGCGCTTGCGTCTGTGCGTTCGAAGCGTTTCTTCGGCGTTTCTGcacgtctttcctcgctgaGGGTCCACGCGgttgcttccttttcctttttcagtgtgcatgcagcgatgACTGCCCTGGGCAGCAAAGTCGTGAGCAGTCACCAGCGCCACTTGGCGGAGATTTGCGTCCAAGCTGTCCTGACCGTCGCGGACCGCGAGCGAAACGACGTCAACTTTGATCTGATTAAGGTGCGCATATGTCGATATTGCGCAATCATCTTTGTCGCAGAGGGCCTGAAAGGCATGCGTGTTCACATGCGTCCCTCCTCGAAGATATTTCTCACactcacatatatatgtaaagaTAGGAATGGATAGACACAGATGTCGATTCGTGTGTGAATATGCATTTCTGTCTGTCTTCtgagaacgcgcgagagcccAAAAGGCTCTGCCGTGGAGATCCGCAGCTGGTGTACGCACACCTCGTGATCGCACACGTCGGAGCATGCGCGTCGTGTCTGCATCTGCGTGGATGTGTGTACATCGGTGTATTTCTGTTCgtgtcgttctctcttcggtTTTGTCTGGTGTCTAAAAGTTCCGTTCCTGTGCATTAGCGgacctgcgtctccttcggctttctctcccgctgctCGGGGTCTTCTCAGTGGgcctgtcttcctccgccttttgcctgttcttcttctcttttcctttcctctgttttgtctctccgtttttgtcgtctctcgcctctgggCGCGCGCCTGTCTTTGTTCCTGCTCTCACGTTCGGCGTCTGtgttgtgtctctgctcgtcttcgGCCCTTCCCCGCGTCCCGTCGCCTGTTGCTTCCACTCTCCACCTTCGCCGTTTCGGGTCGGGCCAGTtccttttttgtctttttctgtgcgcgGCGCTTTTTCAGGTGGACGGCAAAGCTGGAGGCCTTCTGGAGCAGACCATGCTGGTGAACGGCGTCGTTCTTCACAAGGACTTGAGTCACTCGCAAATGCCCTCGGTgacaaaaaacgcgaaaatcGCGATTTTGACGTGCCCGTTCGAGCCGCCGAAGCCGAAAACCAAGCACAAGCTGGACATCAAAACTGTCGAGGACTACAAAAAGTTGCAGGCTGCGGAGCAGAAATACTTCACCGACATGATCCAGAAAGTCAAAGACGCTGGCGCCAATTTCGTAAGGCGCAGAACGCGTCCTTGTGCCACACGATAGCGCTGAAGGGAACTGGGGGTGAAAGCCCGGGGAAgaacgacggagaaagagaaggaacaaggggaaaacagagcgGCATTCACCTGGCCGCGCCTTCTTACACGTATCTATCATACATTTATGTGTGTCGAGTTATGCGAAAGCGTAGAAATGCCTATCTCCCTCTAGGATGTGGGAATTCGTTCGTCGCTCAGTGCATGCTTATCTGTATAGATACAAATGCATTTAAGGCTCTTTGTGAGGAACTCGCAGCAAAAGGGCGAAGCGCCACCGCAGGCAGCGAGCGCAGGAGCGGGGACGGATAAGGCGGAAGCGAGTTCGCGAGGAACGTCTCCTCGTCGatgcgtgtttttcttcgttcttctctcgtggaggcctttctcttctttgcaaCGAAGGCTCCCCTCTGTAGTGCCGGGCGTTCCTCGGGACACGTGGTTTTCTCCCCGGGTCTTTTCGTTTGTTCGACGAGGTGTGCGCCATGCGTTTTCAAAGGGGGCCATTTCGGGCTGCTTCCCgtcggaggcgagaggcccGAAGATGTCACGCTTCCGTTCCGCAGTGGAGCTGTcccttcgcgtttctgtttcgcggTATCCGTCTGGCTAGCCGCCGCCTGGCCGCCTCGTGAAAAACTCGCGTGTCTGTGCAGAGGTCGCGAacgcgttctctcctgtcctgCGCGTGTTCGCGTTTGTGCCTGCAGGTGATTTGCCAATGGGGCTTCGACGACGAAGCGAACCACTTGCTGCTCCACGAGAACATCCCCGCCGTCCGCTGGGTCGGAGGCGTCGAGTTGGAACTCATTGCTCTCGCCACGCAAGGCCGCATTGTCCCTCGATGGGAAGAGCTGACAGAGGCGAAACTCGGCCACGCTGGCGTCGTCCGGGAGATTGCCAGCGGCACCATGGGAGACAAAATGATCGTCATTGAAGGTAACGCCTGCGCTCCACAAATTCGCCAGTGTTCTTTATCTCTCCCCCCCGAAGAGggcttttgtctcctttcgtgCTCCCCGTTTTGCCTCAGC
Encoded proteins:
- a CDS encoding Thermosome subunit, related, whose protein sequence is MSPMNIATDEFGNPFIILREQEEKKRLKGIEAHKSNILAACAVADTLRSSLGPKGMDKIIVGPDGQVTVTNDGATILNKMQVEHQCARLLVELSQSQDAEIGDGTTGVVILAGNLLTQAYRLIEKGLHPLRIADGFEKASQLAVERLRQIVMEKDVYGADKELLVHAAMTALGSKVVSSHQRHLAEICVQAVLTVADRERNDVNFDLIKVDGKAGGLLEQTMLVNGVVLHKDLSHSQMPSVTKNAKIAILTCPFEPPKPKTKHKLDIKTVEDYKKLQAAEQKYFTDMIQKVKDAGANFVICQWGFDDEANHLLLHENIPAVRWVGGVELELIALATQGRIVPRWEELTEAKLGHAGVVREIASGTMGDKMIVIEECKNSKAVTVVVYGGNQMVVAEAERSMHDALCVVRNLIRDPRVVGGGGSAELAAAIAVENAADKIPGVEQYAVRAFADALTGVVEALAENCGLSAIEEVQRVKVRQRTENYPYFGLDCMQKGTDDMLGQNVLETFSSKSNQIMLATQVVKMILKIDDVIAPNDYQ